Proteins encoded by one window of Ruminococcaceae bacterium R-25:
- a CDS encoding HAD superfamily hydrolase (TIGR01509 family)/HAD superfamily hydrolase (TIGR01549 family), which yields MEKANRTFKAAIFDMDGLILDSERTVLSCWEKIGEKYGFKDIVTYGISVIGKNKKATVDEFERIYGEPGDGYEKELREIYNGLAEKGQVPLKPHTIELLSAMKRAGMKIAIASSSTREEVTSQMAALGALPYFDTCVCGDQVTRSKPDPEIFLLACEALGVKPEEGVGLEDSFNGIRSCKASGLYTIMVPDIIQPDDEMKELADVILPSLKDVQDFLNLK from the coding sequence ATGGAGAAGGCCAACAGAACTTTTAAAGCGGCAATTTTCGATATGGACGGACTGATCCTCGATTCAGAGAGGACAGTCCTTTCATGTTGGGAAAAGATCGGCGAAAAATACGGTTTTAAAGATATCGTGACCTACGGTATCAGCGTGATCGGCAAGAATAAGAAAGCTACGGTGGACGAGTTCGAGAGAATATACGGCGAACCCGGTGACGGTTATGAAAAAGAGCTCAGAGAGATCTATAACGGATTGGCTGAAAAGGGCCAGGTGCCTTTAAAGCCTCACACAATAGAGCTTTTAAGCGCAATGAAAAGAGCCGGAATGAAGATAGCGATCGCCTCATCTTCGACAAGAGAAGAAGTAACTTCCCAGATGGCTGCACTTGGGGCGCTTCCATATTTTGATACATGCGTATGCGGTGACCAGGTAACAAGATCAAAGCCTGATCCGGAGATTTTCCTTCTTGCCTGTGAGGCGTTGGGTGTAAAGCCTGAAGAGGGCGTAGGCCTTGAGGATTCCTTTAACGGGATAAGGTCATGCAAGGCTTCGGGTCTTTATACGATAATGGTGCCTGACATCATCCAGCCTGATGATGAGATGAAGGAATTAGCTGATGTTATCCTGCCTTCGTTAAAGGATGTTCAGGATTTCTTGAACCTTAAATAA
- a CDS encoding carbamoyl-phosphate synthase large subunit, which translates to MPLDKTIRKVLVIGSGPIVIGQAAEFDYAGTQACRALREDGIEIVLLNSNPATIMTDKSMADKIYIEPLTLTTVKRIIETEKPDSILSGLGGQTALTLCMQLAKEGFLESHGVKLLGSSPECIDKAEDRQMFKDTMEAIGQPCIPSKVVTTVEDAMDFAKEIGYPVIVRPAFTLGGTGGGIANDEAELHEIARNGLALSPITQVLIERGIAGWKEIEFEVIRDKDGNVITVCSMENLDPVGVHTGDSIVIAPAVTLSDKEYQMLRTASLNIIEALGVEGGCNCQFALNPNSFEYAVIEVNPRVSRSSALASKATGYPIAKVATKIAIGYRLHEIVNAVTGHTYAAFEPALDYVAVKYPKWPFDKFVYAKRNLGTQMKATGEVMAISDSFESALMKAVRGAEISADTLHLKKMEEVADEDLMERCVTPTDERLFYVAEAIRRGVEIEKINKETKIDMWFLAKIKNLVDFEKAISGKEISFDEYVKAKKLGFTDKAIARITGKPVTYELKPTFKMVDTCAGEFEAHTPYFYATFNRPEEGGENEADFEKAGDKDKQTVIVFGSGPIRIGQGIEFDYAAVHCVHALRDLGYRVVIVNNNPETVSTDFDTGDRLYFEPLTPEDVMNIVHQEKPFGVVVAFGGQTAIKLTKTLSENNINIIGTSADSIDMAEDRERFDELLERLGIARPKGFSVLTLEEALKAANTLEYPVLLRPSYVLGGQNMIIAFNDEDVNEYMRIILAQGIENPVLIDKYIQGKEIEVDAIYDGKDVLIPGLMEHVERAGIHSGDSIAMYPAKHIYDDMYKKLADTTIALCDGLKSTGIVNIQYIVKDNRIYVIEVNPRASRTVPYMSKVTGIPMVDVAVEVSLGTPLADMDYGTGFYRQSPYTAVKVPVFSFEKLTDVDTQLGPEMKSTGEVLGVGRNLSEALYKGLVAAGYKMYKRGGVFITVRNSDKMEIVEIAKKFDIMGFKLYATHGTAEALRQAGMEVSEVSKIHESDENNTMSLIESGKINYIISTSAKGRLPARDSVKLRRRAVMLGIPCLTAIDTADALADSLMSHFSEINTELVDINNMRDKRRKINFIKMQGAGNDYIYIDCMESMVSSPESLSVYMSDRHFGVGGDGIVLIAPSKVADCKMIMFNLDGSEGMMCGNAIRCVAKYMYDERGHKKRHMKIETKSGIKTLEIMTLGGVASRVKVDMGKAELVPAKIPCTLPGDKAINVPVNIDGDQYNITAVSMGNPHAVVFTDLVDVLDLNNIGPKFEYSTDIFPERVNTEFVKVIDEHTLKMRVWERGSGETMACGTGACATVVAACENGFCKKGEDIRVILKGGDLIINYTDDTVYMTGNCAKVFEGSMEV; encoded by the coding sequence ATGCCGCTTGATAAAACAATTAGGAAAGTCCTTGTTATCGGTTCAGGCCCGATCGTAATCGGACAGGCCGCAGAATTCGACTACGCAGGCACACAGGCCTGCAGAGCCTTAAGAGAAGACGGCATCGAGATCGTACTCCTTAACTCCAACCCTGCTACCATCATGACAGATAAGTCGATGGCAGATAAGATCTACATCGAACCCCTTACACTTACTACAGTTAAGAGAATCATTGAGACAGAAAAGCCTGACTCGATCCTCTCAGGACTTGGCGGACAGACTGCGCTCACGCTCTGCATGCAGCTTGCCAAGGAAGGATTCCTTGAATCCCACGGCGTTAAGCTCCTGGGCTCATCACCCGAGTGTATCGACAAGGCCGAAGACCGTCAGATGTTCAAGGATACGATGGAAGCTATCGGCCAGCCCTGCATTCCTTCAAAGGTCGTAACGACAGTTGAGGATGCTATGGATTTCGCAAAAGAGATCGGTTACCCGGTCATCGTAAGACCTGCATTCACATTAGGCGGAACAGGCGGCGGTATCGCAAACGATGAGGCTGAGCTCCACGAGATCGCAAGAAATGGTCTTGCATTATCTCCTATCACACAGGTCCTGATCGAGCGCGGAATCGCAGGCTGGAAAGAGATCGAGTTCGAAGTAATAAGAGATAAGGACGGCAACGTTATCACGGTCTGCTCGATGGAGAACTTGGACCCCGTCGGCGTTCACACGGGCGACTCCATCGTTATCGCTCCTGCAGTAACGCTCTCAGACAAAGAGTATCAGATGCTCAGAACAGCATCACTTAACATCATCGAAGCATTGGGCGTCGAAGGCGGCTGTAACTGCCAGTTCGCTCTCAATCCTAACTCCTTTGAATATGCTGTAATCGAGGTTAACCCGAGAGTTTCAAGATCTTCCGCGTTGGCTTCAAAGGCAACAGGTTATCCGATCGCAAAGGTTGCAACAAAGATCGCTATAGGTTACAGACTCCACGAGATCGTAAATGCTGTAACAGGCCATACATATGCAGCTTTCGAGCCTGCACTGGACTACGTCGCAGTTAAGTATCCGAAGTGGCCTTTCGACAAGTTCGTATATGCCAAGAGAAATCTCGGCACACAGATGAAGGCTACAGGCGAAGTCATGGCAATCTCCGATTCATTCGAGAGTGCGCTCATGAAGGCCGTAAGAGGCGCAGAGATCTCAGCTGATACACTCCACCTCAAGAAGATGGAGGAAGTCGCAGACGAAGACCTCATGGAGCGCTGCGTAACACCTACAGACGAGAGACTCTTCTATGTGGCTGAGGCTATCAGAAGAGGTGTTGAGATTGAAAAGATCAATAAAGAGACAAAGATCGACATGTGGTTCCTCGCTAAGATCAAGAACCTCGTTGATTTCGAAAAGGCTATTTCCGGAAAAGAAATCTCTTTCGATGAATACGTAAAGGCAAAGAAATTGGGCTTCACCGACAAGGCTATCGCAAGAATCACCGGCAAGCCCGTAACTTATGAACTCAAGCCTACATTCAAGATGGTTGATACATGCGCAGGCGAGTTCGAAGCACATACGCCATACTTCTACGCAACATTCAACAGACCTGAAGAAGGCGGTGAGAATGAAGCTGATTTCGAGAAGGCAGGCGATAAGGACAAGCAGACCGTAATCGTATTCGGTTCAGGCCCGATCCGTATCGGCCAGGGAATCGAATTCGACTATGCTGCAGTTCACTGCGTACATGCACTCCGCGACTTAGGCTACAGAGTTGTTATCGTAAACAACAACCCTGAGACCGTATCTACAGACTTTGATACAGGCGACAGACTCTATTTCGAGCCTCTGACACCTGAGGACGTAATGAACATCGTTCATCAGGAAAAGCCTTTTGGCGTAGTCGTAGCATTCGGCGGCCAGACAGCCATCAAGCTCACGAAAACATTATCTGAGAACAACATCAACATCATCGGTACATCCGCTGATTCCATCGATATGGCAGAAGACCGTGAGAGATTCGATGAGCTCTTGGAGCGCCTCGGAATCGCAAGACCTAAGGGCTTCTCCGTACTCACACTCGAGGAAGCACTCAAGGCTGCAAACACACTTGAATACCCTGTACTCTTAAGACCTTCTTATGTCCTGGGCGGTCAGAACATGATCATCGCCTTCAACGACGAAGACGTTAATGAGTACATGAGGATCATCTTAGCTCAGGGCATCGAAAACCCTGTCCTCATCGACAAGTACATTCAGGGTAAGGAGATCGAAGTAGACGCTATCTACGACGGCAAGGATGTCCTCATTCCAGGTCTTATGGAACACGTTGAGCGTGCGGGAATTCACTCAGGCGACTCGATCGCTATGTATCCTGCAAAGCATATCTACGACGATATGTATAAGAAGCTTGCTGATACTACGATCGCTCTCTGCGACGGACTTAAATCAACAGGTATCGTAAATATCCAGTACATCGTAAAGGACAACAGGATCTATGTAATCGAGGTCAACCCGAGAGCATCAAGAACAGTTCCTTACATGAGCAAGGTTACAGGCATCCCGATGGTAGATGTTGCCGTCGAAGTAAGCCTCGGTACACCTTTGGCAGACATGGACTACGGCACAGGCTTCTACAGACAGTCTCCTTATACCGCAGTCAAGGTTCCGGTATTCTCATTCGAGAAACTCACTGACGTTGATACTCAGTTAGGACCTGAGATGAAGTCCACAGGCGAGGTATTAGGCGTCGGCAGAAACCTCTCCGAAGCTCTGTACAAGGGACTTGTTGCTGCAGGCTACAAGATGTACAAGCGCGGCGGCGTATTCATCACAGTAAGAAACTCCGACAAGATGGAGATCGTCGAGATCGCAAAGAAGTTCGATATCATGGGTTTCAAGCTCTATGCGACACACGGTACCGCTGAGGCCTTGAGACAGGCAGGAATGGAAGTTTCCGAAGTATCGAAGATCCACGAGTCCGATGAGAACAACACAATGTCGTTGATCGAGAGCGGCAAGATCAATTACATCATCTCGACATCCGCAAAGGGCAGACTCCCTGCAAGAGACTCCGTAAAGCTCAGAAGAAGAGCAGTCATGCTCGGAATCCCCTGCCTTACGGCTATCGATACAGCAGACGCTCTTGCTGACTCACTCATGAGCCACTTCTCCGAGATCAACACAGAGCTCGTCGATATCAACAACATGCGTGACAAGAGAAGAAAAATCAACTTCATCAAGATGCAGGGCGCAGGCAACGATTATATCTACATCGACTGCATGGAGAGCATGGTATCCTCACCTGAATCACTCTCTGTCTACATGAGTGACAGACACTTCGGTGTCGGCGGTGACGGCATCGTCCTGATCGCTCCTTCAAAGGTTGCAGACTGCAAGATGATCATGTTCAATCTTGACGGTTCTGAAGGCATGATGTGCGGTAACGCTATAAGATGCGTTGCCAAGTATATGTACGATGAGCGCGGCCACAAGAAGAGACACATGAAGATCGAGACAAAGAGCGGCATCAAGACGCTTGAGATCATGACTTTGGGCGGCGTTGCATCCAGAGTTAAGGTCGACATGGGCAAGGCTGAACTTGTTCCTGCAAAGATCCCCTGCACGCTTCCCGGAGACAAGGCGATCAACGTTCCTGTAAATATAGACGGCGATCAATATAACATTACTGCGGTTTCGATGGGCAACCCTCATGCTGTTGTATTCACTGATCTTGTTGATGTCTTAGACCTCAACAACATAGGACCCAAGTTCGAATATTCAACTGACATCTTCCCTGAGAGAGTCAACACAGAGTTCGTCAAAGTCATCGACGAACATACACTCAAGATGAGAGTATGGGAGAGAGGCTCAGGCGAGACAATGGCCTGCGGAACAGGCGCATGCGCAACGGTAGTTGCTGCCTGCGAGAACGGCTTCTGCAAGAAGGGTGAAGATATCAGGGTAATCCTTAAGGGCGGCGACCTCATTATCAACTATACAGATGACACAGTCTACATGACAGGTAACTGCGCCAAGGTCTTTGAAGGATCCATGGAGGTCTGA
- a CDS encoding putative membrane protein, translated as MSAKFLNRLSPRKRGIVFLLLSSFAFACMALFINLAGDMPVFQKAFFRNLVAIIMSYTILLRSPEKFKIKKESFPYVLMRALFGTISVICNFYAISATNMSDAMMLNKLSPFFAMLTSIIILKEAADGFQWACILTAIAGAVFVVKPSFLFGNMGVSGDNLFPLAIALIGGIFAGIAYAFLRKATVKGERGIIVVAFFSTFSCVALIPFIIATYQPISWLQFFYCCMTGVAACFGQLFITSAYSACPAKEISIYDYSTVIFTALLGLIILGEIPDAISITGYVIIIGASVMNYLYNNNYLRFKKS; from the coding sequence GTGTCAGCTAAGTTCTTGAACAGGTTATCACCAAGGAAAAGAGGTATAGTATTCCTCCTTTTGTCGTCATTTGCTTTTGCTTGCATGGCACTGTTTATTAACCTCGCAGGAGACATGCCCGTCTTCCAGAAGGCATTTTTCAGGAACCTTGTAGCGATCATAATGTCCTATACGATCCTTTTAAGATCGCCTGAAAAATTCAAGATAAAGAAAGAATCCTTCCCCTATGTGCTAATGCGCGCATTGTTTGGCACGATAAGCGTTATCTGCAACTTCTACGCGATCTCTGCAACGAATATGTCTGACGCCATGATGCTCAACAAACTGTCGCCTTTCTTTGCAATGCTGACATCGATAATAATCCTCAAGGAGGCTGCAGACGGCTTCCAGTGGGCATGCATTCTCACAGCTATTGCAGGTGCCGTATTTGTCGTAAAACCGTCTTTCCTTTTCGGAAACATGGGCGTTTCAGGCGATAATCTCTTTCCTTTGGCAATAGCTCTTATCGGAGGCATCTTTGCCGGAATCGCTTATGCATTCTTAAGGAAAGCAACCGTCAAAGGCGAAAGAGGTATCATCGTAGTCGCGTTCTTTTCGACATTCTCTTGCGTCGCCCTGATCCCGTTCATAATCGCCACATATCAACCCATATCATGGCTGCAGTTTTTCTACTGCTGCATGACCGGCGTGGCAGCCTGCTTCGGACAGTTATTCATTACTTCCGCATATTCAGCATGCCCTGCCAAGGAAATCTCGATCTACGATTATTCGACAGTAATCTTCACTGCCCTTTTGGGTCTCATCATCTTAGGTGAGATTCCGGATGCGATAAGCATAACAGGATACGTCATCATCATCGGCGCATCCGTCATGAACTATCTTTACAACAACAATTATTTAAGGTTCAAGAAATCCTGA